The proteins below come from a single Tissierella sp. MB52-C2 genomic window:
- a CDS encoding methionine gamma-lyase family protein: protein MNKLTENILCEQFEIKEEVIKFVREKENLILDKFKGIDDIKEYNQYKVINAMQKCRLASTDFNWTTGYGYGDIGRDKVEEIYAHVFNTEDALVRPAIASGTHAITLTLSGILRPGDELIAITGAPYDTLQKVIGVKDNMSGTLIDYGVKYKEIPLKENIINTEKVKDAISKDTKMLMIQRSTGYSDRRALTIEEIENAINAIREYNKDVIIMVDNCYGEFLELREPTDVGADVMAGSLIKNPGGGIALSGGYIVGKSKLVEQVSNRLTAPGLGKECGLTFGTTRSTLQGLFLAPHIVSEAVKGALLVGITYKELGFKIVPNIDDVRSDIIQGVELRSPKRVVEFCRGIQAASVVDSYVVPEAWDMPGYEDKVIMAAGGFIEGSSIELSADGPIREPYFAYYQGGLTYEHCKLGVMKSLNNLYKNKLIDMK from the coding sequence ATGAACAAGTTGACAGAAAATATATTATGTGAACAATTCGAGATAAAAGAGGAAGTAATTAAATTTGTACGAGAAAAAGAAAATTTAATTTTAGATAAATTTAAAGGTATTGATGATATTAAAGAATATAACCAATATAAAGTTATAAATGCCATGCAGAAATGCAGATTAGCTTCTACAGACTTTAACTGGACAACAGGGTATGGATATGGTGATATAGGGAGAGATAAGGTAGAAGAAATATATGCCCATGTATTTAATACAGAAGATGCCTTAGTAAGACCTGCAATTGCTTCAGGTACTCATGCCATTACTTTAACTTTATCCGGTATATTAAGACCTGGGGATGAACTTATAGCTATAACAGGTGCGCCATATGATACTTTACAGAAGGTAATAGGAGTAAAGGATAATATGTCTGGTACTCTAATAGACTATGGAGTAAAATATAAAGAGATTCCTCTAAAAGAAAATATTATCAATACGGAAAAGGTAAAGGATGCCATATCTAAAGATACTAAAATGCTTATGATTCAAAGGTCTACTGGATATAGTGATAGAAGGGCATTAACAATTGAAGAAATAGAAAATGCAATCAATGCTATTAGAGAATACAATAAAGATGTAATAATTATGGTGGATAATTGTTATGGAGAATTTTTAGAGCTTAGAGAGCCTACTGATGTTGGGGCAGATGTTATGGCAGGGTCATTGATAAAAAACCCTGGTGGGGGAATTGCTTTATCTGGAGGATATATTGTAGGTAAATCTAAATTAGTTGAACAAGTTTCAAATAGGTTGACGGCACCAGGATTAGGGAAGGAATGTGGGCTTACTTTTGGAACAACCAGAAGTACGCTGCAAGGACTATTTCTGGCACCTCATATAGTGTCTGAAGCCGTTAAGGGTGCATTATTAGTTGGAATAACATATAAAGAACTTGGATTCAAAATAGTTCCAAATATAGACGATGTAAGATCCGATATAATTCAGGGAGTAGAATTAAGGAGTCCAAAAAGAGTTGTAGAATTTTGCAGAGGAATTCAGGCAGCTTCAGTGGTAGATTCTTATGTTGTACCAGAAGCATGGGATATGCCGGGATATGAAGATAAGGTCATAATGGCAGCAGGTGGCTTTATAGAAGGTTCTTCTATTGAACTTAGTGCAGATGGCCCCATAAGAGAGCCTTATTTTGCGTATTATCAAGGTGGATTAACATATGAACACTGTAAGTTAGGAGTTATGAAATCTTTAAATAATTTATATAAAAATAAGTTAATAGATATGAAATAG
- the miaA gene encoding tRNA (adenosine(37)-N6)-dimethylallyltransferase MiaA: MKDNLFILIGPTAIGKTSLSIELAKRMDGEIISADSMQIYKYMDIGSAKVSKEEMQGIQHHLIDIILPDEEFTVSDYKDRAITLIKDINGKHKLPMVVGGTGLYINSLVYKLNFTEVPPHNETRTKLELLGEKHGNEYLHEMLEKIDIDSAERISVNDRKRIIRAIEIFEITGKTMTEFNKDFRQPIEDYNLVMVGLNMDREKLYNRINYRVDIMVEEGLIEEVKKLLEMGYDRKLVSMQGIGYKEIIMYLEGNISLDESIEKIKQGSRNYAKRQLTWFRRDNRIKWVDVDKFNNLEDLSQYIIDYSKDRFIINR; encoded by the coding sequence ATGAAAGACAATTTATTTATTTTAATAGGGCCTACGGCCATAGGGAAGACATCTCTATCCATTGAGTTGGCTAAGAGAATGGATGGTGAGATCATATCGGCAGATTCCATGCAGATATATAAATATATGGATATAGGTTCTGCAAAAGTATCTAAGGAAGAAATGCAGGGTATTCAACATCATTTAATAGATATAATTCTTCCTGACGAAGAATTTACTGTATCTGATTATAAAGATCGTGCTATAACTTTAATTAAAGATATTAATGGGAAACATAAGTTGCCAATGGTTGTAGGAGGTACTGGATTATATATAAATTCTTTAGTATATAAGTTGAATTTTACAGAGGTACCTCCACATAATGAAACTAGAACTAAATTAGAATTATTAGGAGAAAAACATGGAAATGAATATTTACATGAAATGTTAGAAAAGATAGATATAGATAGTGCGGAAAGAATAAGTGTCAATGATAGAAAAAGAATAATTAGAGCAATAGAAATATTTGAAATAACAGGCAAAACTATGACTGAATTTAATAAGGATTTTAGGCAGCCCATAGAGGACTATAATTTAGTGATGGTTGGGCTAAATATGGATAGAGAAAAATTATATAATAGGATAAACTATAGAGTAGATATAATGGTTGAAGAAGGGTTAATAGAGGAAGTAAAAAAACTTTTAGAAATGGGATACGATAGAAAACTTGTATCTATGCAGGGTATAGGCTATAAGGAGATAATAATGTACTTAGAAGGAAATATCTCTTTAGATGAGTCTATAGAAAAAATAAAGCAAGGTTCAAGGAATTATGCAAAAAGACAGTTGACATGGTTTAGAAGAGATAATAGAATTAAATGGGTTGATGTAGATAAGTTTAATAATTTAGAAGATTTAAGTCAATATATAATTGACTATTCTAAAGATAGATTTATAATTAATAGATAA
- the hfq gene encoding RNA chaperone Hfq — protein MKQNINLQDIFLNKARRENIGITIFLVNGYQIKGQVKGFDNYTIILESEDRQQLIYKHAISTIIPMRQIDLDN, from the coding sequence ATGAAACAAAACATAAACTTACAGGATATATTTTTAAATAAAGCCCGTAGGGAAAACATTGGTATTACAATATTTTTAGTTAATGGGTATCAAATAAAAGGCCAGGTAAAGGGATTTGATAATTACACTATAATACTAGAAAGTGAAGATAGGCAGCAGTTAATTTATAAACATGCTATTTCTACAATAATACCTATGAGACAGATAGACTTAGATAATTAA
- the mutL gene encoding DNA mismatch repair endonuclease MutL, with product MSKIKVLDNITIQKIAAGEVIERPASIVKELIENSLDANADHITIEIKNGGKTYIRVTDNGDGIAGDDLSLAFMRHSTSKLSTAEDLYRIKSLGFRGEALASISHVSRVEVMTKTEDALGGINAIIEEGKILSQESIGCPKGTTMIVKDLFYNIPVRKEFLKSDLAESNQISDIVYKVALGNPKTSFKFIRDNRVVLNTSKNNNMESHVYSILGKDFSSNLTKIDFEDEGIHVYGYISNNKLYRSNRSHQYIYVNGRYVSNKSLSNVIENHYRSTIPLNRFPCFIIFMDLDPGSIDVNIHPTKQEIKFANEAEIIEVVNKGIKEVLYPSLSIPSMSLKNNMEVDKKQDTPTLLVVDSDLGIDTNIIVKDFTNKIIYEEKNEPRIIESNLFEDNEIISYEPIKEEEVYNEKASDIKDILSKIRPIGIVFNTYILSVDDLNQSLYFIDQHAAHERVMYEKYLEEFGTENIVTQNLLAPEIIDLTNMEKINVMENLDIFRDLGFDVEEFGNNSIAIRAVPLVFGMPRIKDLFYEILDNINNVKSNYDTKLEKIMKIACTKAVKGGDHMNNIEINSLIKQLKLCDNPHSCPHGRPTVLEMTKKDIEKSFLRII from the coding sequence ATGAGTAAGATTAAGGTCTTAGATAATATTACTATACAGAAAATAGCAGCTGGAGAAGTTATAGAGAGACCTGCATCCATAGTAAAAGAGCTAATAGAAAACTCTTTAGATGCCAATGCAGATCATATAACAATAGAAATCAAAAACGGTGGTAAAACTTATATTAGAGTTACTGACAATGGAGATGGAATTGCAGGTGATGATTTGAGTTTAGCCTTTATGAGACATTCAACCTCTAAATTATCTACAGCTGAAGATTTGTATAGAATTAAGTCTTTAGGCTTTAGGGGAGAGGCTTTAGCCAGTATATCTCACGTTTCTAGGGTAGAGGTTATGACAAAAACAGAAGATGCCTTAGGGGGGATTAATGCTATTATTGAAGAGGGTAAGATTTTATCTCAAGAGTCAATAGGGTGTCCAAAGGGTACTACAATGATAGTAAAAGACTTGTTTTACAATATACCCGTTAGGAAGGAATTCTTAAAATCTGACCTTGCTGAATCTAATCAGATTTCAGATATTGTATATAAGGTTGCATTGGGAAATCCCAAAACTTCATTTAAGTTTATAAGGGATAATAGGGTTGTTTTAAACACTTCAAAAAATAATAATATGGAGTCCCATGTCTACAGCATTCTTGGTAAGGATTTTTCTAGTAATCTAACTAAAATTGACTTTGAAGATGAAGGTATTCATGTATATGGCTATATCTCTAATAATAAATTATATAGGAGCAATAGAAGTCACCAATATATTTATGTTAACGGAAGATATGTAAGCAATAAAAGTCTATCAAATGTTATTGAAAATCACTATAGATCCACTATTCCATTAAATAGGTTTCCATGTTTTATTATATTTATGGATTTGGATCCTGGTAGTATAGATGTAAATATACATCCAACAAAACAAGAGATTAAATTTGCTAATGAAGCTGAGATAATTGAAGTAGTAAATAAGGGGATAAAGGAGGTCTTGTATCCATCTTTATCTATACCTAGTATGAGTTTAAAAAATAATATGGAAGTAGATAAAAAACAGGATACTCCGACCCTATTAGTCGTGGATAGTGATTTAGGAATAGACACTAATATTATAGTTAAAGACTTTACTAATAAAATAATATATGAAGAAAAGAATGAACCTAGGATTATAGAATCTAACCTATTTGAAGATAATGAGATCATAAGTTACGAGCCTATAAAAGAGGAAGAAGTTTATAATGAAAAAGCTTCAGATATTAAAGATATACTCTCTAAGATTAGACCTATTGGCATAGTGTTTAATACTTATATACTTTCAGTAGATGATTTGAATCAAAGTTTATACTTTATAGATCAACACGCTGCACATGAAAGGGTTATGTACGAGAAGTATTTAGAAGAATTTGGCACTGAGAATATAGTTACTCAAAATCTTTTAGCTCCAGAAATTATAGATTTAACAAATATGGAGAAAATAAATGTAATGGAGAACCTAGATATATTCAGAGATTTAGGTTTCGATGTTGAGGAATTTGGAAATAATAGTATCGCCATAAGGGCTGTTCCTCTTGTATTTGGAATGCCTAGAATTAAAGATTTGTTTTATGAGATACTTGATAATATTAATAATGTTAAAAGCAATTATGATACTAAGCTAGAAAAGATAATGAAAATAGCATGTACTAAAGCAGTTAAAGGCGGAGATCATATGAATAATATTGAGATCAATAGTTTGATAAAACAATTAAAATTATGTGATAATCCACATAGCTGTCCTCACGGCAGACCTACTGTTTTAGAAATGACTAAAAAAGATATAGAAAAGTCATTTTTAAGAATTATTTAG